Proteins from one Deinococcus sp. AB2017081 genomic window:
- a CDS encoding putative quinol monooxygenase, giving the protein MIISHGTLSTPPEHAEGARTLLRQVAQASRQDAGCTLYVVSEDLEQPGHFVITEHWDSMADMQAHLALPGVGEAVAAAHAMGATDLTITAYEGGAQTRIM; this is encoded by the coding sequence ATGATCATCTCCCACGGCACCCTGTCCACGCCCCCCGAGCACGCCGAGGGGGCCCGAACCCTGCTGCGGCAGGTCGCGCAGGCCAGTCGCCAGGACGCGGGCTGCACGCTGTACGTCGTCTCCGAGGATCTGGAGCAGCCCGGCCACTTCGTGATCACCGAGCACTGGGATTCCATGGCCGACATGCAGGCGCACCTCGCGCTGCCGGGCGTGGGCGAGGCGGTCGCGGCGGCGCACGCGATGGGCGCGACCGATCTGACCATCACGGCGTACGAGGGCGGCGCACAGACCCGGATCATGTAG
- a CDS encoding efflux RND transporter permease subunit, whose translation MIRKVGKGMFSGVNPVVGFSVTRYVLSIGIFIGVVVFGFISTRSLGVDLLPSTTIPVVTVSTSYSGASPVTVDDSVTQVIESALAQVPDVTTISSSSNTGSSRVTLQLADGTDQNAAANQVASLVSGASRQLPSGAGSPSVRTFNPNASAILEFGVSGGTASLADVYDYVETQLVPTLQRVDGVADVTLSGGSQRRIEVQLNPDRLSAYGLTPQSVSGAISGSNVSSSIGTITRDGNSTTYTTNARLTSVTDIGNVLLDAGRGVRVSDVATVRDSSTASSVTRVNGLPVVLVSIQQSSGSNAVAVVDGVKALISGTTLPAGYAVTFSNDTTGPIRASIESTTHELWITALVVAVVALLFLGRLNTAFTVIAAIPISLAAAPILYGLLGFTFNQVSLLALIVAIGIVVDDSIVVAENVERYRALGLGRVQAVLKGASEVFSAVAAASLSLLAVLIPVSFMGGIVGEYVRQFALGLAAAVLMSWLEALLFLTVRMAYTPDAAPLGWRDVPRVLARGPAAVRFGLTAPRTWWFWALAVAAGALIWTQGPGRAWLLALVLLPVALMAGRYVWGVLLAVAEALTTTLHGVTDRGVSAVRDAYARSLDGALHASVGVLVVAAAFLALTVWLVVPRLTFTFTPATDSGTLRAGLRLPSGLSLAKRNELSSRLESYFLAQPAVQSVQANVSTNSTNLNITLKDKHERPSTAALTATYQQALRTLFADQPDVRANLFSGGGFRGQGNSQTVTLVASNFDLLKTRAATAVAALEADSGVLSASSSLDNTTLENQFVPNAALLANAGLSASTVAGALGTYGSGSSGGTVELGGVTYPISVELDPTVLRDDQSLLSLPVYSGTLGTSVPVGQLGSIVQASAPTSLQRTNRLYSLTLTVEPDPSSTLSSTQQQERYTSVLTQAGVIDNLVTVGRADRNSAFALGAQLGSIGLQAFGLSMLLVYLVMGAQFNSFRYPLYLLLPVPFAVAGAYWTMFLTGSTLDIFGVLGFLLLIGLSAKNAILYLEFVVEQMQTLPLRDALIEASRLRFRPIVMTTLTVLVISIPLLLNSGSGSEFGRSLSIVIVGGISVSALMTFYVVPAAFYLFERGRAARAQPRARLTHIRRAPQAFSIRGVQAGD comes from the coding sequence GTGATCCGCAAGGTGGGGAAGGGCATGTTCTCCGGCGTGAACCCGGTCGTGGGCTTCTCGGTCACGCGCTACGTGCTGTCCATCGGCATCTTCATCGGGGTGGTCGTGTTCGGGTTCATCTCCACGCGCTCGCTGGGCGTGGATCTGCTGCCCAGCACCACCATTCCCGTCGTGACGGTCAGCACGTCGTACTCCGGGGCGAGCCCGGTCACGGTGGACGACTCGGTCACGCAGGTGATCGAGAGCGCGCTCGCGCAGGTGCCGGACGTCACGACCATCAGCAGTTCCAGCAACACGGGCTCCAGCCGCGTCACCCTGCAGCTCGCGGACGGCACCGACCAGAACGCCGCCGCGAACCAGGTGGCGTCGCTGGTGTCCGGCGCGTCCCGGCAGCTCCCGAGCGGGGCGGGGTCGCCGTCGGTGCGCACCTTCAACCCGAACGCCTCGGCCATCCTGGAGTTCGGCGTGTCCGGCGGCACGGCCAGCCTCGCGGACGTGTACGACTACGTCGAGACGCAGCTCGTGCCGACACTCCAGCGCGTGGACGGCGTGGCCGACGTGACCCTCAGCGGCGGGTCGCAGCGGCGGATCGAGGTGCAGCTGAACCCCGACCGCCTGAGCGCGTACGGCCTGACGCCGCAGTCGGTGTCGGGCGCGATCTCGGGCAGCAACGTCAGTTCGTCCATCGGGACGATCACGCGCGACGGGAACTCGACGACGTACACCACGAACGCGCGGCTGACCAGCGTGACGGACATCGGGAACGTCCTGCTCGACGCGGGCCGGGGCGTGCGGGTGTCGGACGTGGCGACGGTGCGCGACAGCAGCACGGCGAGCAGCGTGACGCGCGTGAACGGCCTGCCGGTCGTGCTGGTGTCCATCCAGCAGAGTTCCGGCAGCAACGCGGTCGCCGTCGTGGACGGCGTGAAGGCCCTGATCTCCGGCACGACGCTCCCCGCCGGGTACGCGGTCACGTTCAGCAACGACACGACCGGCCCGATCCGCGCCAGCATCGAATCGACCACGCACGAGCTGTGGATCACGGCGCTGGTCGTCGCGGTGGTCGCGCTGCTGTTCCTGGGCCGCCTGAACACGGCGTTCACGGTGATCGCCGCGATTCCCATCTCGCTGGCCGCCGCGCCCATCCTGTACGGCCTGCTGGGCTTCACCTTCAACCAGGTGTCGCTGCTCGCCCTGATCGTCGCCATCGGCATCGTCGTGGACGACTCGATCGTGGTCGCGGAGAACGTCGAGCGCTACCGGGCCCTGGGCCTGGGGCGCGTGCAGGCCGTCCTGAAGGGCGCGTCGGAGGTGTTCAGCGCGGTCGCGGCGGCCTCGCTGTCGCTGCTGGCCGTGCTGATCCCCGTGAGCTTCATGGGCGGCATCGTCGGCGAGTACGTGCGGCAGTTCGCGCTGGGCCTCGCGGCGGCGGTGCTGATGTCGTGGCTGGAGGCGCTGCTGTTCCTGACGGTGCGCATGGCGTACACGCCGGACGCCGCGCCGCTGGGGTGGCGCGACGTGCCGCGCGTGCTGGCCCGCGGGCCCGCGGCCGTGCGCTTCGGCCTGACCGCCCCGCGCACGTGGTGGTTCTGGGCGCTGGCCGTGGCCGCGGGCGCGCTGATCTGGACGCAGGGGCCGGGGCGCGCGTGGCTGCTCGCCCTGGTGCTGCTCCCCGTCGCCCTGATGGCCGGGCGGTACGTGTGGGGCGTGCTCCTCGCGGTGGCCGAGGCGCTGACCACGACCCTGCACGGCGTGACCGACCGCGGCGTGTCCGCCGTGCGGGACGCCTACGCCCGCAGCCTGGACGGCGCGCTGCACGCCAGCGTGGGGGTGCTGGTGGTGGCCGCGGCCTTCCTGGCCCTGACCGTGTGGCTGGTCGTGCCGCGCCTGACCTTCACATTCACGCCCGCGACCGATTCGGGCACCCTGCGCGCCGGGCTGCGGCTCCCCAGCGGGCTGTCACTGGCCAAGCGCAACGAGCTGAGCAGCCGCCTGGAGTCGTACTTCCTGGCGCAGCCGGCTGTGCAGAGCGTGCAGGCGAACGTCTCCACGAACAGCACCAACCTGAACATCACCCTGAAGGACAAGCACGAGCGGCCCTCCACCGCCGCCCTGACCGCCACGTACCAGCAGGCGCTGCGCACCCTGTTCGCCGACCAGCCGGACGTGCGCGCCAACCTGTTCAGCGGCGGCGGCTTCCGCGGGCAGGGCAACAGCCAGACCGTCACGCTGGTCGCCAGCAACTTCGACCTCCTCAAGACCCGCGCCGCCACGGCCGTCGCCGCCCTGGAGGCCGACAGCGGCGTCCTGAGCGCCAGCAGCAGCCTGGACAACACCACCCTGGAAAACCAGTTCGTGCCGAACGCCGCCCTGCTCGCCAACGCCGGCCTGAGCGCCAGCACCGTCGCCGGGGCGCTCGGCACCTACGGCAGCGGCAGCAGCGGCGGCACCGTGGAACTCGGCGGCGTCACGTACCCCATCTCGGTGGAACTCGACCCGACCGTGCTGCGCGACGACCAGTCGCTGCTCTCGCTGCCGGTGTACTCGGGCACGCTGGGCACGTCCGTGCCGGTCGGGCAGCTCGGCAGCATCGTGCAGGCGAGCGCCCCCACCAGCCTTCAGCGCACCAACCGCCTGTACTCGCTCACCCTGACCGTCGAGCCCGATCCCTCCAGCACGCTGAGCAGCACGCAGCAGCAGGAGCGTTACACGTCGGTGCTCACGCAGGCGGGCGTGATCGACAACCTCGTCACGGTCGGGAGGGCCGACCGCAACAGCGCCTTCGCGCTCGGCGCGCAGCTCGGCTCCATCGGCCTGCAGGCCTTCGGGCTGTCCATGCTGCTCGTGTACCTCGTGATGGGCGCGCAGTTCAACTCGTTCCGCTACCCGCTGTACCTGCTGCTCCCGGTGCCCTTCGCGGTGGCCGGCGCGTACTGGACGATGTTCCTCACCGGCAGCACCCTCGACATCTTCGGCGTCCTGGGCTTCCTGCTGCTGATCGGCCTGTCCGCCAAGAACGCCATCCTGTACCTGGAGTTCGTGGTCGAGCAGATGCAGACCCTTCCCCTGAGGGACGCGCTGATCGAGGCGTCGCGCCTGCGCTTCCGGCCCATCGTCATGACGACCCTCACGGTGCTCGTGATCAGCATTCCCCTGCTGCTGAACTCCGGCAGCGGCAGCGAGTTCGGCCGCAGCCTCTCGATCGTCATCGTGGGCGGCATCAGCGTGAGCGCCCTGATGACCTTCTACGTCGTGCCCGCCGCGTTCTACCTCTTCGAGCGGGGCCGCGCCGCGAGGGCCCAGCCGCGCGCCCGTCTGACCCACATCCGCCGCGCGCCCCAGGCGTTCTCGATCCGGGGTGTCCAGGCCGGCGACTGA